In Candidatus Bathyarchaeia archaeon, a genomic segment contains:
- a CDS encoding Zn-ribbon domain-containing OB-fold protein — protein sequence MSKKITSYPGHEITPEDVKEGKYLDVVYKFEPKYSWAAGVAISRFLAELKEGRIIARKCMNCKRILVPPRMYCEQCFRPTDEWVQIKDTGTINTYSISHVGTDARRLKTPILVAVVDLDGATPGMGILHNLGEVEPSKINVGMKVKAVWKSSSERQGAITDIRYFKPIGDQ from the coding sequence TTGTCCAAGAAAATCACAAGCTACCCAGGCCACGAAATTACACCCGAGGATGTCAAAGAAGGAAAATACCTCGACGTCGTCTACAAGTTCGAGCCCAAATACAGTTGGGCCGCAGGAGTGGCAATCAGCCGGTTCTTGGCCGAGCTGAAAGAAGGAAGAATAATCGCTAGGAAGTGTATGAATTGCAAACGGATTCTTGTACCACCGAGAATGTACTGCGAGCAATGTTTCCGGCCAACCGACGAATGGGTCCAGATCAAGGACACGGGAACCATCAACACCTATTCCATATCGCACGTAGGAACGGACGCTCGACGATTGAAAACACCAATACTAGTTGCTGTGGTTGATCTCGACGGCGCGACTCCTGGAATGGGAATACTGCACAACCTAGGAGAAGTTGAGCCCTCGAAAATCAACGTAGGCATGAAAGTCAAAGCCGTATGGAAATCGTCCAGCGAACGACAAGGAGCGATTACAGACATCCGCTACTTCAAACCGATAGGAGACCAGTAA
- a CDS encoding Zn-ribbon domain-containing OB-fold protein, producing the protein MPILEKLVQPGQARHWTDSIPLEYHYTAGVAGEEFRRELKENGRFLVSKCSKCKSTYIPARTYCPGCFIEMKDQFPIDKPGYVYSFTSVNSDRSAADANPPITVGLVKFEGLKGGIVHLLDVDHPDRVSIGMKVTPSLKNPSERTGAMTDILAFKPVSTGLNDKTAEVGKTGRWEVTAGENQARSLLHSIEESGYPIEEDEMTISSLRSKIGKGELLTREEDRLLHRLGEKAREWRKAVKSSSDTEPADTLSG; encoded by the coding sequence ATGCCAATCTTAGAGAAACTCGTTCAACCCGGGCAAGCTCGCCACTGGACAGACAGCATACCTCTCGAATACCACTACACTGCGGGAGTTGCAGGAGAGGAATTTCGGCGTGAACTCAAGGAGAACGGTCGCTTCCTTGTATCGAAGTGCTCCAAATGCAAGAGTACCTACATTCCGGCCAGAACGTACTGTCCTGGCTGTTTCATCGAGATGAAAGACCAGTTCCCAATCGACAAGCCAGGTTACGTGTACAGCTTTACCTCAGTCAACTCGGACAGATCGGCGGCTGACGCCAACCCGCCGATAACAGTGGGCCTTGTGAAGTTCGAGGGCCTCAAGGGGGGAATAGTCCACCTGCTTGACGTAGATCACCCTGATCGAGTGTCTATCGGGATGAAAGTAACGCCATCTCTCAAGAACCCGTCAGAGCGAACAGGCGCTATGACCGATATCCTCGCCTTCAAACCAGTCTCGACGGGGCTAAACGACAAGACAGCTGAAGTCGGGAAAACAGGAAGATGGGAGGTCACTGCGGGAGAGAATCAGGCTCGGTCTCTTCTCCATTCTATCGAAGAGTCGGGATACCCCATTGAGGAGGACGAGATGACAATATCCTCGCTAAGGAGTAAGATAGGAAAAGGAGAACTTCTCACGCGCGAAGAAGACAGGCTGCTACACAGACTTGGGGAGAAAGCGAGAGAATGGCGGAAAGCCGTAAAGAGCTCATCTGATACGGAACCAGCTGACACCCTCTCAGGCTAA